In a single window of the Proteiniborus ethanoligenes genome:
- a CDS encoding GNAT family N-acetyltransferase, translated as MLETFKIEGELLNLRETIDSDIDNYERWNISDLKAWEFDGPWYDEDLSAVIESRKRWLTGERKPPYRFLEIETKNYIHIGWVNVYHDTCDPHMTEIGIDIADDYYWGKGIGKEVLTLWIDYLFKEREFARIGFGTWSGNKGMIRLGEKLGFQMEGRIRKGCKVKGIFYDRIKMGILRSEWEDRFNK; from the coding sequence ATGCTAGAAACATTTAAAATAGAAGGAGAATTATTAAATCTTAGAGAGACCATAGATTCAGATATAGATAATTATGAGAGGTGGAACATTTCAGATTTAAAAGCATGGGAATTTGACGGTCCATGGTATGATGAGGATTTAAGTGCAGTCATTGAGAGCAGAAAGAGGTGGCTAACTGGAGAAAGAAAACCACCATATAGATTTTTAGAGATAGAAACTAAAAACTATATACATATTGGCTGGGTAAATGTTTATCATGATACTTGTGATCCGCATATGACAGAAATAGGCATAGACATTGCCGATGACTATTATTGGGGAAAGGGAATAGGAAAAGAAGTATTAACATTGTGGATAGATTACCTTTTTAAAGAAAGAGAATTTGCAAGAATAGGATTTGGAACATGGTCAGGAAACAAAGGAATGATTAGACTAGGAGAAAAGCTAGGCTTTCAAATGGAAGGAAGAATAAGAAAGGGCTGTAAAGTTAAAGGAATATTTTATGACAGAATAAAGATGGGAATTTTAAGAAGCGAATGGGAAGATAGATTTAATAAATAA
- a CDS encoding LuxR C-terminal-related transcriptional regulator yields MNRHKLLNSRRLSVAAFSFSFAYLLSFLFEGQVLYSLLDLHEANAILTTMIAHFAGLFTCGLFVKSQVTAKTMMLGGMGLCLATTIPFFFHLPALWLGGLIVSGYFSGCAVAAWGFFLRAFTPKNRRIKSCADFLIYSNLLMIAVNVVAMNRSTFIGLSLTMLCLMIGMVFIWVLPVEQENEQNKTFKNKTIGGIKNPLLLLCIFVFIITINSGLMYHVINPTFEHLTGLVSWYWAVPYIVALAIMRNLPMKAKRSRILYIGMAMIIGAFINFILLGRNTFSYLIVDTLMLSACGIFDLFWWSILGEMLDYSDNPAQTFGIGLSVNVFGVLCGGVLGMAVTSIGLPSAEVAVIALTVVCVTLVILPPLNYQLVLLLKSHAYLATYGNMSQPKQTDIVRQIKTLYPLTVREEEVLQLILSGKSNREIAGALFISESTVKTHVRNIFSKYDVGSRAELISTLLKNQRVG; encoded by the coding sequence ATGAACAGACATAAATTGTTAAATTCCCGGAGACTCTCTGTTGCGGCATTTTCGTTTTCTTTTGCCTATCTGCTCTCTTTCCTATTTGAGGGTCAGGTGCTGTATAGCCTGCTGGATTTGCATGAGGCAAACGCCATATTGACTACCATGATCGCACATTTTGCAGGGCTTTTCACCTGCGGTTTGTTTGTCAAGTCTCAGGTGACCGCCAAAACCATGATGCTCGGTGGCATGGGCTTATGCTTAGCCACCACTATCCCATTCTTTTTTCATCTCCCCGCTCTATGGTTGGGTGGACTGATTGTCAGCGGATACTTTAGCGGCTGCGCAGTGGCAGCATGGGGATTTTTCCTTAGAGCCTTTACTCCCAAAAACAGGCGCATTAAATCCTGCGCCGACTTTCTGATTTATTCTAATCTGTTGATGATTGCAGTCAACGTAGTTGCCATGAACAGGTCAACCTTTATCGGTCTAAGCCTTACTATGCTTTGCCTTATGATCGGTATGGTCTTCATTTGGGTACTGCCGGTGGAGCAGGAGAATGAGCAGAACAAAACATTTAAAAACAAGACGATTGGTGGCATTAAAAACCCACTATTATTGCTATGTATTTTTGTCTTTATCATCACAATTAATTCCGGATTGATGTATCATGTCATCAACCCTACTTTTGAGCATTTAACGGGACTGGTAAGCTGGTATTGGGCCGTGCCTTATATTGTGGCGCTTGCTATTATGCGCAACCTACCTATGAAAGCAAAGCGTTCCAGAATTTTGTATATCGGAATGGCAATGATTATAGGAGCGTTCATCAACTTTATTCTATTAGGGCGAAACACTTTCAGCTATCTGATTGTGGATACGCTGATGCTCAGTGCTTGCGGTATTTTTGATCTGTTTTGGTGGAGCATCCTTGGAGAAATGCTGGATTATAGCGACAACCCGGCACAAACCTTTGGCATTGGGCTTTCCGTAAATGTATTCGGCGTGCTTTGTGGAGGCGTCTTGGGAATGGCCGTAACATCCATTGGACTTCCAAGTGCAGAGGTTGCGGTGATTGCCCTTACTGTGGTTTGTGTTACACTGGTCATTCTGCCACCGTTAAACTACCAGCTTGTTTTACTGCTGAAAAGCCATGCCTACCTTGCCACCTATGGCAATATGAGTCAGCCAAAGCAAACGGACATTGTTCGTCAAATTAAAACTCTTTACCCACTGACAGTTCGGGAGGAGGAGGTATTGCAGCTCATCCTTTCCGGCAAATCCAACCGTGAGATTGCCGGGGCTTTGTTCATCAGTGAGAGTACTGTAAAAACACATGTAAGGAACATTTTTTCAAAATATGATGTCGGTAGTCGGGCAGAACTCATCAGCACCCTGCTGAAGAATCAAAGGGTTGGATAA
- a CDS encoding DUF4352 domain-containing protein has product MFTLAACGEKNGGKSTPESPPPAESGNAPSGEAGADENRYYGIGEAAEANGISITIDVAEPFDYTGMLSRPKDGFEYVKVWFTFTNVSGEPIDSPNKKDIYIIYEEGPTGDDSDMTSEENSQVMSDVADRNQRYMKDIELAPGESTSGWMVYQRQTDKSEVTMHYYSGFVNVAPDLRFSFAVE; this is encoded by the coding sequence ATGTTCACCTTAGCTGCTTGCGGTGAAAAAAACGGCGGTAAATCAACGCCCGAAAGCCCCCCACCCGCCGAATCAGGCAATGCTCCCTCCGGCGAGGCGGGAGCGGATGAAAACAGGTATTACGGTATCGGAGAAGCAGCCGAGGCAAACGGGATTTCCATCACTATTGACGTGGCGGAGCCTTTCGATTATACAGGTATGCTTTCAAGGCCGAAGGACGGATTTGAATATGTGAAGGTCTGGTTTACCTTCACAAATGTCTCCGGCGAACCGATAGATTCCCCGAACAAGAAGGATATCTATATTATCTACGAGGAAGGGCCCACCGGGGACGACAGCGACATGACCTCGGAAGAAAATTCACAGGTGATGTCGGATGTGGCCGACAGGAACCAGCGGTATATGAAGGACATAGAGCTTGCCCCTGGCGAATCCACCAGCGGCTGGATGGTCTATCAGCGGCAGACCGACAAAAGCGAGGTCACCATGCACTATTACTCCGGCTTTGTCAACGTCGCGCCGGATTTGAGGTTCAGCTTTGCGGTTGAGTAA
- a CDS encoding DEAD/DEAH box helicase family protein produces MDKDIELSTKSLEEETFEYLTDPKGLNLRKYQINAIKAIEDAMADGKENILISMATGERVIIVMGAVWVIKSRVSVTLNKYISCIA; encoded by the coding sequence TTGGACAAGGATATAGAATTATCTACAAAGAGCCTTGAAGAGGAAACTTTTGAATATTTAACTGACCCTAAGGGCCTTAATCTTCGTAAATATCAAATTAATGCTATTAAAGCAATAGAAGATGCTATGGCTGATGGGAAAGAAAATATTTTAATCTCCATGGCAACTGGGGAACGTGTCATAATAGTGATGGGTGCAGTTTGGGTTATTAAATCAAGGGTTTCAGTAACTTTAAATAAATATATTTCGTGCATTGCTTAG
- a CDS encoding DUF3298 and DUF4163 domain-containing protein has protein sequence MDFRYLPVMIYTCRYYIPTTDILYPMVYGLRNSEAQRRINDEIYSLMLNIAAELRRPDLVTYITGSYELKANQRDFLSLTLGQLGDFGGAHPMTIIKGLNMDVSTGKVYALKDLFKPNSNYIERISKIVEEQIEERGIMLLDEFKGISPDQDYYIVDNSLIIFFQLYEITPYVAGFPYFPIPIYELEDIINTDGPLDKMMGV, from the coding sequence ATGGACTTTAGATATCTACCTGTTATGATTTATACCTGTAGATATTATATTCCTACTACAGACATTCTTTATCCAATGGTTTATGGTCTAAGGAATTCAGAAGCACAAAGAAGAATAAACGATGAAATATATAGCTTGATGCTTAATATTGCAGCCGAGTTAAGACGGCCAGATCTAGTAACTTATATCACTGGTTCCTATGAACTAAAGGCTAATCAAAGAGACTTCTTAAGTCTTACATTAGGTCAATTAGGAGATTTTGGTGGTGCACATCCTATGACAATTATCAAAGGGTTAAATATGGATGTATCTACGGGAAAGGTGTATGCATTAAAAGATTTATTTAAACCAAATAGTAACTATATTGAAAGAATATCTAAAATAGTTGAAGAGCAAATAGAGGAAAGAGGAATTATGTTATTAGATGAGTTCAAAGGCATAAGCCCGGATCAAGACTATTATATAGTGGATAATAGCTTAATAATTTTCTTCCAGCTTTATGAAATTACTCCATATGTAGCAGGATTCCCATACTTTCCAATACCTATTTATGAACTAGAGGATATTATCAATACAGATGGACCTCTTGATAAAATGATGGGAGTATAA
- a CDS encoding class I SAM-dependent methyltransferase, translating into MKNQTISNKDIFNWIETKLKPSFCTSEEFIYNEMESQSGYCLPIIYQPFDATKKHHWVDRGALYDYLYSTGGEGKKLLDFGPGDGWPSLIIAPYAKEVIGIDSSEKRVKVCTENARRMKLDNTRFVSYISGTKLPFEDNSFDGIMAASSIEQTPEPKKTIEELYRVLKPGCSIRINYEALNRYKDGQEKDFWIAGLNENTFKIILFNRDLINECVIQYGLTVSMSKEKLINMLSLDNKINFKQITIPFLEEIKPVIVNFQACKTIHPSGNTLMSWLKEVGFNEVSPTYSGALAAAKLFDQFTDADRPKDLVSVDREIKRAVKIVSGLKAPLDLDPMITAIK; encoded by the coding sequence ATGAAAAATCAAACTATTTCAAATAAAGATATTTTTAATTGGATAGAAACGAAATTAAAGCCAAGTTTTTGCACTTCAGAGGAGTTCATATATAATGAGATGGAATCTCAATCAGGATATTGTTTACCTATAATATACCAGCCCTTTGATGCTACAAAAAAACATCATTGGGTAGATAGGGGAGCTCTTTATGACTATTTATATTCAACAGGCGGAGAAGGAAAAAAACTTCTAGATTTTGGGCCAGGAGATGGATGGCCTTCACTGATAATCGCTCCCTATGCTAAGGAAGTAATAGGAATAGATTCATCTGAAAAGAGAGTAAAGGTATGTACAGAAAATGCTAGGAGGATGAAGCTTGATAATACAAGATTTGTAAGTTATATATCTGGAACAAAGCTACCTTTTGAGGATAATAGCTTTGACGGTATAATGGCAGCATCATCTATTGAGCAAACACCAGAACCTAAAAAAACAATTGAAGAGCTATACCGAGTTCTAAAGCCTGGATGTAGCATAAGAATAAATTACGAGGCTTTAAACAGATACAAGGATGGACAAGAAAAAGATTTCTGGATAGCAGGTCTAAACGAAAACACATTCAAAATAATATTGTTTAACAGAGATTTAATTAATGAGTGTGTCATTCAATATGGCTTAACTGTTTCTATGTCAAAGGAAAAATTAATAAACATGTTATCTTTAGATAATAAAATTAATTTTAAACAGATTACGATTCCTTTTTTAGAAGAAATAAAGCCTGTTATTGTCAATTTTCAAGCTTGCAAAACAATTCATCCTTCTGGCAATACCTTAATGTCTTGGTTAAAGGAAGTTGGTTTTAATGAAGTGTCTCCAACATATAGCGGAGCTTTAGCAGCGGCAAAGCTATTTGACCAATTTACAGATGCAGATAGACCAAAAGACCTTGTTTCTGTTGATAGGGAAATCAAAAGAGCAGTAAAAATAGTATCAGGATTAAAGGCACCACTAGATTTAGACCCTATGATAACTGCAATTAAATAA
- a CDS encoding CD3324 family protein has product MSYKKGAEVLPAHLLKEVQKYIDGGLIYIPKKSPRVGWGYLNGSRKSLEKRNMKIFQSFKSGMPIKEIAQSYYLSEETIKKIVYGKKQL; this is encoded by the coding sequence TTGAGTTACAAAAAAGGAGCAGAAGTATTACCAGCTCACCTTCTAAAAGAGGTTCAGAAGTATATTGATGGTGGATTAATCTATATACCTAAAAAGAGCCCAAGGGTTGGTTGGGGTTATTTGAATGGCTCAAGAAAATCCTTAGAAAAAAGAAACATGAAAATATTTCAATCGTTTAAAAGTGGTATGCCTATCAAAGAAATAGCTCAAAGCTACTATTTAAGTGAAGAAACAATTAAAAAGATCGTATATGGTAAAAAACAATTATAA
- the pepF gene encoding oligoendopeptidase F produces MSKELKPRSEIDLSLTWDLSHIFKTNEEYEKTLTEIVEKSKEMESKYKDKLIDPNTILECIEEYEDVIIKGYLTNTYSYLAMAVDQTNSDNQTRAMKNDMILSEVISRLTFIESELKEKEDNILDQAINKTEKYKIYLEDIKRSKPHTLHPEVEKAIASLSPVLQSPENVYSQAKLADMDFGSFEAKGEEHPLSFVLFENTYQGEKDTEIRRRAFDAFSNKIKEYQNTIAIAYQTQVQKEKIISTMRKFDSVFDYLLFDQKVDRELYNRQIDVIMEKLAPHMRKYAKLIKRIYGLDEMTFADLKVSIDPEYDPKVTIEESKKYIKGALSVMGKEYLDLVMRAYDERWVDFAQNIGKSTGGFCATPYGVHAYILLSWNGLMSEVFTLVHELGHAGHFMLSQKHNNLFNESPSLYFIEAPSTINEMLLSNYLIKQQDDPRFKRWVLSSMVSNTYYHNFVTHLLEAAYQREVYKIIDEGGSVHANKLSEIKKDVLEKFWGDAVTINSGAELTWIRQPHYYMGLYPYTYSAGLTVATQVSQRILNGDESAIDDWKEVLKAGGTKTPVELAKMAGVDITTDKPLLETIEYIGSLIDEIIKLTDEIERG; encoded by the coding sequence ATGAGTAAGGAATTAAAACCTAGAAGTGAAATAGACCTATCTTTAACATGGGATTTATCCCATATATTCAAAACCAATGAAGAGTATGAAAAGACATTAACCGAAATTGTTGAAAAGTCTAAGGAGATGGAAAGTAAGTATAAGGATAAGCTAATTGACCCGAATACTATTTTAGAATGTATAGAAGAATATGAAGATGTAATTATAAAAGGATATCTAACAAATACTTATAGCTACCTAGCTATGGCCGTAGATCAAACAAATTCAGACAATCAAACTAGAGCAATGAAGAACGACATGATACTTTCAGAAGTTATTAGTAGATTGACTTTTATAGAAAGTGAACTAAAGGAAAAAGAGGATAATATATTGGATCAGGCCATAAATAAAACAGAAAAATATAAAATATATCTTGAAGATATAAAAAGAAGTAAGCCTCACACCTTACATCCAGAAGTGGAGAAAGCTATCGCTAGCTTATCACCAGTACTACAGTCACCTGAAAATGTGTATAGTCAAGCAAAGTTAGCTGATATGGACTTTGGAAGCTTTGAAGCAAAGGGAGAAGAACATCCTCTTAGTTTTGTGTTATTTGAAAACACATATCAAGGAGAAAAAGATACTGAAATAAGAAGAAGAGCATTTGATGCATTTTCAAATAAGATTAAAGAATATCAGAATACTATAGCTATTGCATATCAAACTCAAGTTCAAAAAGAGAAAATCATATCAACTATGAGGAAATTTGATTCAGTATTTGACTATTTACTATTTGATCAAAAGGTAGATAGAGAGCTTTATAATAGACAAATCGATGTAATAATGGAAAAATTAGCACCACATATGAGAAAATATGCAAAGCTTATTAAAAGAATATACGGTTTAGATGAGATGACTTTTGCAGACCTAAAAGTGTCTATAGATCCAGAATATGATCCAAAGGTTACTATAGAAGAATCTAAGAAGTATATTAAAGGTGCATTATCAGTTATGGGTAAAGAGTATTTAGATTTAGTAATGAGGGCCTATGATGAAAGATGGGTGGACTTTGCCCAAAATATAGGGAAGTCAACTGGTGGATTTTGTGCAACACCTTATGGAGTTCACGCCTATATTTTGCTTTCTTGGAATGGACTTATGAGCGAAGTATTTACTTTAGTTCATGAGTTAGGCCATGCAGGACATTTTATGCTATCTCAAAAGCATAATAATTTATTTAATGAATCTCCATCACTTTATTTCATTGAGGCACCTTCTACAATAAATGAAATGCTACTAAGTAATTATTTAATTAAGCAACAAGATGATCCTAGATTTAAAAGATGGGTATTATCTTCAATGGTTAGCAATACCTATTACCATAACTTTGTAACACATTTATTAGAAGCAGCATACCAAAGAGAAGTCTATAAAATTATTGATGAAGGTGGCAGTGTTCACGCTAATAAACTTAGTGAAATCAAAAAGGATGTACTTGAAAAATTCTGGGGTGATGCCGTAACTATCAATAGTGGTGCAGAACTGACTTGGATAAGACAGCCCCATTATTATATGGGACTTTATCCGTATACATATAGTGCAGGTCTTACAGTAGCAACTCAAGTAAGTCAAAGAATATTAAATGGTGATGAAAGTGCCATAGATGATTGGAAGGAAGTGCTAAAGGCTGGGGGAACGAAAACACCAGTAGAGCTAGCTAAAATGGCGGGCGTAGATATAACTACAGATAAACCTTTGCTAGAAACTATAGAATATATAGGTAGTTTAATAGATGAGATTATAAAGCTTACGGATGAAATAGAAAGAGGCTAG
- a CDS encoding zinc-ribbon domain-containing protein → MEQFNTLLEAAECAVTRCKSFRFATSNDSYEVKDLLVLAETSDNEDPIDEDSFYVVSPAGAIGLCEDGKDIDWLFLTVSSTDENLPTTLQTTSQINFCSKCGNRVILGTRFCGTCGKKIN, encoded by the coding sequence ATGGAACAATTCAATACATTGCTGGAGGCAGCGGAATGTGCCGTAACACGATGCAAAAGCTTCCGTTTTGCCACTTCCAATGATAGCTACGAGGTAAAAGACTTGCTGGTGCTTGCCGAGACAAGCGACAATGAAGATCCCATCGACGAGGACAGCTTTTATGTGGTATCGCCCGCCGGAGCCATCGGTTTATGCGAGGATGGTAAGGACATCGACTGGCTGTTTCTGACAGTCTCCAGTACAGATGAGAATTTACCCACCACGCTTCAGACTACTTCACAAATCAATTTTTGCTCTAAATGTGGAAACAGGGTTATTCTGGGTACTCGCTTTTGTGGAACCTGCGGCAAAAAAATTAATTAA
- a CDS encoding coiled-coil domain-containing protein → MIQVETQKYEKNLSVLEKVLKAYQKNGPGSYVELILSSDSLTTLIERINILGDISKNTSKLLEAIKESKEKLALEKAKLSDKLALIEEQQRKLTEAIENKIRLKNDLEAYLVSLEGEQQKYEEYLSNINKLWSGIKPLFSETVKAFSRMMVEADIPPDAIEIELSLFSIKGVIKEKTFNEIIRSQEFPTKMEFGFSSDRMTVQMPDKRLSLSGTFVVLDGQKLVFEVDKGTFFEMPLESSAIEELFKEGYLELDLKPILGKNIIKSIKINEENIELKITPVLF, encoded by the coding sequence ATGATTCAAGTTGAAACACAAAAGTATGAAAAAAATCTAAGTGTCTTGGAAAAGGTATTAAAAGCGTATCAGAAAAACGGACCAGGTTCTTATGTTGAGCTAATCTTAAGCTCAGATAGTCTAACAACACTAATAGAAAGAATTAATATACTAGGTGATATTTCAAAGAATACTAGCAAGCTTTTAGAAGCCATCAAAGAGAGTAAAGAAAAATTAGCTTTAGAGAAAGCTAAGCTTTCTGACAAACTTGCACTTATTGAAGAACAACAAAGAAAACTAACTGAGGCCATAGAGAACAAAATTAGACTTAAGAATGATTTAGAAGCCTATCTTGTATCCTTAGAAGGAGAGCAACAAAAATATGAAGAATATTTATCAAATATCAATAAGCTCTGGTCTGGAATAAAGCCATTGTTTTCTGAAACTGTAAAGGCCTTCTCCCGAATGATGGTGGAAGCTGACATACCACCTGATGCAATAGAAATAGAATTATCATTATTTTCTATTAAGGGAGTCATAAAAGAGAAAACCTTTAATGAAATTATCCGTAGTCAAGAATTTCCTACAAAGATGGAATTTGGTTTTTCATCTGATAGAATGACTGTACAAATGCCAGATAAAAGACTTAGTTTATCAGGTACGTTTGTTGTTTTGGACGGACAAAAGCTTGTATTTGAAGTGGATAAAGGTACCTTTTTTGAAATGCCACTTGAAAGTAGTGCAATAGAAGAATTATTTAAAGAAGGCTACTTAGAATTAGATTTAAAACCAATATTAGGTAAAAATATTATTAAGTCAATTAAAATTAATGAGGAGAATATAGAACTGAAAATTACCCCAGTATTATTTTAA
- a CDS encoding cell division ATP-binding protein FtsE, which translates to MIQVKDLSLTYPDGTMALKDVNIQIDSGQVVYITGPSGSGKTSFLKLLMGMEYPTSGHLRVLGRTMKKENALEIRKIRRDIGPIFQDFKLLKGRKVIDNVIIGMRFLKLSSNQMKERAKEALEKVGLSHKTNALVDNLSWGECQRVAIARAVARKPALIIADEPTGNLDKENALNILELLSSFKDNNTTVIITTHATHLIENIEDGVMIRIDKGNIVMERMAYE; encoded by the coding sequence TTGATCCAAGTAAAAGATTTATCTTTAACATATCCTGATGGAACTATGGCCTTAAAAGATGTAAACATACAAATCGATTCAGGACAAGTAGTCTATATTACAGGGCCTAGCGGTTCAGGTAAGACAAGCTTTTTAAAACTGTTGATGGGAATGGAATATCCAACCTCTGGACACCTAAGGGTTTTAGGGAGGACTATGAAAAAAGAAAATGCATTAGAAATTAGAAAAATACGAAGGGATATTGGTCCTATATTTCAAGACTTTAAGCTGCTTAAAGGAAGAAAGGTAATAGATAATGTTATTATTGGTATGAGATTTTTAAAGTTATCATCAAATCAAATGAAAGAAAGAGCAAAAGAAGCACTGGAGAAAGTAGGACTGTCTCATAAGACAAATGCACTTGTAGACAACTTATCCTGGGGGGAGTGTCAAAGAGTAGCCATAGCAAGGGCAGTAGCTAGAAAACCAGCACTTATAATCGCAGATGAGCCAACAGGAAACTTAGATAAGGAAAATGCATTAAATATTTTAGAGCTTCTGTCTTCGTTTAAAGACAATAATACAACGGTGATTATTACAACCCATGCTACTCATTTAATTGAAAATATTGAAGATGGAGTAATGATTCGCATTGACAAAGGCAATATTGTGATGGAAAGGATGGCATATGAATAA
- a CDS encoding zinc ribbon domain-containing protein translates to MSKKKKSKNIPLPILILIYAVLLFAMYLSLSTLALAIWGDSVMGTVDSYDSRRDDTTAQENRSQTISKGYWFVVSGKEYRGYVMYQSDEAWPSLTEGETRSERIRYLGLFPYVNKPSALCEFDEMGEVAIIYHILAPIGYLLLLLIVIRTARGGKKKKLAARKPVAPQIIEARSDTDMFCYNCGDKLPEGAEFCTGCGKAVNLRTPEPMEVSQAASSDPSQGDAGLVGFSDRCNSPEILAAAQKNKKSSIGCMWILFFVPLIGFPVAGLLMDDFPFGESLVIGVGISLVMLVVNLLTLRKTNQPMWEGVVVNKYSKEKSEHRGGKDDNWRTYTEYNTIINTDAGKKKTIVEKDSNRHMYDYLDIGDKVRFHPKFGTYEKYDKSKDRIIYCNVCSMMNPIQNDRCKRCNNLLFK, encoded by the coding sequence ATGTCAAAGAAGAAAAAGAGCAAAAACATCCCCCTGCCCATCCTCATCCTGATTTACGCCGTGCTGCTGTTTGCCATGTATTTGAGCCTATCTACGCTGGCTCTGGCGATATGGGGCGACAGCGTAATGGGTACGGTGGACAGCTATGACAGCCGTCGGGACGATACGACCGCACAGGAAAATCGCTCCCAGACCATTTCCAAGGGCTATTGGTTTGTGGTAAGTGGCAAGGAGTATCGGGGCTATGTGATGTACCAAAGCGACGAGGCGTGGCCAAGCCTTACCGAGGGCGAAACGCGCTCCGAGCGCATCCGCTACCTTGGCCTTTTCCCATACGTCAACAAGCCCTCCGCGTTGTGCGAATTTGATGAGATGGGCGAGGTGGCGATCATTTACCATATCCTCGCTCCCATCGGTTACCTGCTTTTGCTGCTAATTGTCATACGCACAGCCAGAGGCGGGAAAAAGAAGAAACTAGCGGCGAGGAAACCCGTCGCGCCTCAAATAATCGAAGCAAGGAGTGATACGGATATGTTTTGTTATAACTGCGGAGACAAGCTACCGGAAGGCGCTGAATTTTGCACCGGCTGCGGCAAGGCGGTGAATTTGAGAACGCCGGAGCCAATGGAGGTAAGCCAAGCGGCATCTTCCGATCCCTCACAGGGCGACGCGGGACTGGTCGGCTTTTCCGACAGGTGTAATTCGCCGGAAATACTGGCCGCCGCACAAAAAAACAAGAAATCCTCTATTGGCTGTATGTGGATATTGTTTTTCGTGCCGCTCATCGGCTTTCCCGTCGCCGGTCTGCTGATGGACGATTTCCCGTTTGGAGAATCCCTTGTCATCGGTGTTGGCATTTCTCTTGTCATGCTGGTCGTTAATCTGCTGACGTTGCGAAAAACCAATCAGCCCATGTGGGAGGGCGTGGTCGTCAATAAGTACAGCAAGGAGAAAAGCGAGCATAGGGGCGGCAAGGACGACAACTGGCGAACCTATACGGAATATAACACGATCATCAACACCGATGCAGGCAAGAAAAAGACCATCGTGGAAAAGGACAGTAACAGGCATATGTACGACTATCTGGATATAGGCGACAAGGTGCGTTTTCATCCGAAGTTCGGTACATATGAGAAATATGATAAATCGAAAGATCGCATCATCTACTGCAACGTGTGTTCTATGATGAATCCTATACAGAATGATCGCTGCAAGAGATGCAATAATTTGTTATTTAAATAA
- a CDS encoding cell division protein FtsX, protein MNNLGYFLKETRTIIKLNFFSNILSVFSMGFIFFILLMVISGGWLSSQMVTLIQEEAEISIYYDEDLEETKLNQLIEEIKAIGGINDVTMVSQEEAYNRMEKIMGKDASVLELFDKNPFNSFIEAGIDIDKVDSIVNKVELIDRVEYVRDNRNVLNRLKSISNIVNLLGSLVVAAVGVSTLVITSHIIRQGIYNNKEEINTLRLLGAPESFIVLPFIMVGLILTLGAGILATVMGTITLKYVYLQIAGPLPFIPLPALDSLYKAIPIFTIILCLVIGLFGSIFGIKSAKQK, encoded by the coding sequence ATGAATAACTTAGGCTATTTTTTAAAAGAAACAAGAACAATTATTAAGTTGAATTTTTTCTCTAATATTCTTTCGGTTTTTAGCATGGGATTTATATTTTTCATCCTACTAATGGTTATTTCTGGAGGCTGGCTTAGTAGTCAAATGGTAACTCTTATTCAAGAAGAGGCTGAAATAAGTATTTATTATGATGAGGACTTAGAAGAAACCAAATTAAATCAACTAATAGAAGAAATAAAAGCCATAGGTGGAATAAATGATGTAACAATGGTTAGCCAAGAAGAGGCATACAATAGAATGGAAAAAATTATGGGAAAAGATGCTAGTGTACTAGAGCTATTTGATAAAAACCCATTTAACTCTTTTATAGAAGCAGGAATAGATATAGATAAAGTAGATTCTATTGTCAATAAAGTAGAATTGATAGATAGGGTTGAGTATGTAAGAGATAACAGGAATGTATTAAATAGGCTTAAAAGCATTTCAAATATAGTTAATTTGTTGGGAAGCTTAGTAGTAGCAGCGGTAGGGGTGTCTACTCTAGTCATTACCTCCCATATTATTAGGCAGGGAATATACAATAACAAGGAAGAGATTAATACCTTGAGACTTTTAGGTGCTCCAGAGTCTTTTATAGTATTACCATTTATTATGGTAGGACTGATTCTTACTTTGGGAGCGGGGATATTAGCCACAGTAATGGGGACCATAACACTTAAATATGTTTATCTTCAGATAGCAGGACCATTACCTTTTATTCCATTACCAGCCTTAGATAGTTTGTATAAAGCAATTCCTATTTTTACAATAATTCTATGCTTAGTCATTGGTTTATTTGGGAGTATTTTTGGAATCAAGTCAGCAAAACAAAAATAA